In a single window of the Campylobacter hyointestinalis subsp. lawsonii genome:
- a CDS encoding heavy metal translocating P-type ATPase, with protein MQKISIASKIGNRIRFICDDLNELSDERRLEADILKFDEITSVRVNKAAKSIIVTHNSSLNTLLKRLQSIEIKQLKNKKEEPSKAEIYKSIAILALSALNNNAKFNKLASLYGSINLLKAGSYELFSEGLTSKTLEALAVGVSLARGDYGAANGTNLLLNLGEYIEESTVHKSDDLIKELAKPSIKEAWIEIKKDGKNELVLVNTNDIKKGDIVVVSTGESIAIDGYIVEGSASINQVSMTGEAEPIKKERGDLVMSGTIVEEGRIKIWAELIGEETTTNRIKKYIQSSLNEKSNIGLKATKLANKLVPVTLGLAGLSYLINKNTMSMASVLQADYSCALKLATPVAFKTSISICGRDGILIKGAKAIEALSAADTFVFDKTGTLTYGNLSVSEIYSFDENISPNELLNLSASAEEHYFHPVAEAIVKAARQRGFHHIHHEEVEFIVAHGVKTTVKGKEVIIGSRHFLEDDEMVDFRAHKDRLDILENSGLALLYIAYDKKLIGVIALKDEIRANARDCISKLKEYGVKEIIMLSGDIKSKAEEVAKNLGIDRVFANCLPTDKAKIIENLRNSGKKVAFIGDGINDAPSLVKANVGISMSKGADIAKASADISLLKDDICSVAKVKLIANKTMDKINTNFKATVGINSAILLGATLGKLNPIQTAVLHNGTTIALLLNSLNTRNTNAR; from the coding sequence ATGCAAAAAATTAGCATTGCTAGTAAAATAGGCAATAGAATTAGATTTATATGCGATGACTTAAACGAACTTAGCGACGAAAGAAGATTAGAAGCAGATATTCTTAAATTTGACGAGATCACAAGTGTAAGAGTAAATAAGGCTGCAAAAAGTATCATTGTAACTCATAATTCTAGTTTAAATACACTGCTTAAGCGTTTGCAAAGTATAGAAATAAAGCAGTTAAAAAATAAAAAAGAAGAGCCAAGCAAAGCTGAAATTTATAAATCGATAGCTATTTTGGCACTTAGTGCTTTAAATAATAATGCTAAATTTAATAAATTAGCTTCATTATACGGTTCGATAAATTTACTAAAAGCCGGATCTTATGAGCTATTTAGCGAAGGTCTTACTAGCAAAACGCTTGAGGCTTTAGCAGTCGGTGTTAGCCTTGCAAGAGGAGACTACGGAGCGGCAAATGGTACAAATTTGCTTTTAAATTTAGGCGAATATATAGAAGAAAGCACCGTCCATAAAAGTGACGATCTCATAAAAGAACTAGCAAAACCTAGCATAAAAGAGGCTTGGATAGAGATAAAAAAAGACGGCAAAAACGAGCTAGTTTTGGTAAATACGAATGATATAAAAAAAGGAGATATTGTAGTAGTATCTACTGGCGAGAGCATAGCTATCGACGGATATATCGTAGAAGGAAGTGCAAGTATAAATCAAGTCAGTATGACAGGAGAGGCTGAGCCTATAAAAAAAGAGCGAGGCGATCTTGTTATGAGTGGCACTATAGTCGAAGAAGGACGTATAAAAATATGGGCTGAGCTCATAGGAGAAGAAACAACGACGAATCGTATCAAAAAATACATTCAGTCAAGCCTAAATGAAAAATCAAACATAGGGCTAAAAGCTACAAAACTAGCAAATAAATTAGTCCCGGTCACCTTAGGGCTTGCAGGACTTAGCTATTTGATAAATAAAAATACTATGTCAATGGCTTCGGTGTTACAAGCAGATTATTCGTGTGCTCTTAAGCTAGCCACTCCAGTTGCTTTTAAAACTAGCATTAGTATATGCGGAAGAGATGGAATACTCATAAAAGGTGCAAAAGCTATAGAAGCGCTAAGCGCGGCTGATACTTTTGTATTTGACAAAACAGGAACGCTCACTTATGGAAACTTAAGCGTAAGCGAAATTTATAGCTTCGATGAAAACATAAGCCCAAATGAGCTTTTAAATTTAAGCGCAAGTGCCGAAGAACACTATTTTCATCCAGTAGCAGAAGCCATAGTAAAAGCAGCGCGCCAAAGAGGCTTTCATCATATTCATCATGAAGAGGTTGAATTTATAGTAGCTCATGGCGTAAAGACGACTGTAAAAGGCAAAGAAGTTATCATAGGTAGTCGTCACTTTTTAGAAGATGATGAAATGGTGGATTTTAGAGCGCACAAAGACAGGCTAGACATTTTAGAAAATAGTGGTTTAGCTCTACTTTATATAGCTTATGATAAAAAACTCATAGGAGTTATAGCTTTAAAAGATGAGATAAGAGCTAATGCAAGAGATTGCATCTCAAAACTAAAAGAATACGGCGTAAAAGAGATAATAATGCTAAGCGGAGATATAAAAAGCAAAGCTGAAGAAGTTGCAAAAAATCTAGGTATAGACAGAGTCTTTGCAAACTGTTTGCCTACTGATAAAGCAAAGATTATCGAAAATTTAAGAAATTCGGGTAAAAAAGTAGCTTTCATAGGAGACGGGATAAATGACGCTCCAAGCTTAGTTAAAGCTAATGTCGGCATAAGTATGAGTAAAGGCGCAGATATCGCAAAAGCGAGTGCAGATATAAGTCTTTTAAAAGACGATATATGCTCAGTAGCAAAAGTAAAGCTCATAGCAAACAAAACAATGGATAAGATAAATACAAATTTCAAAGCTACAGTAGGTATAAACTCAGCCATTTTACTAGGGGCTACTCTTGGTAAGCTAAACCCTATCCAAACCGCAGTTTTACATAATGGAACAACCATAGCACTACTTTTAAATTCACTAAATACGAGGAACACTAATGCAAGATAA
- the glyS gene encoding glycine--tRNA ligase subunit beta: MRLLIEIGVEELPAIPFLKELKNIVPKWKNLLDVYGLESKFEFEFTPRRLMISGEIPEFSKDIEVEFIGAPKAVALQNGVWSAAAKSFANKCGISEAKLEFKDIKGKEVLYYKSVQKGKLTSELLPEMISKFVSSLNFGKSMRWGSGEYEFIRPIRSLICMLDNESVECELMGVKSDKAFYPHRRYGYEPIKFNTIDEYFELLPKFGIMLKSTDRKAKILREFKEIEASSGLKIELDFELLDEVVAITEFPTALLGTFEKEFLEVPSEVIITSMKENQRYFPLIDKNEKLSNHFIVVSNALSDDKTLIVKGNEKVLRARLSDAKFFWESDLAAEFSSEKLKQISYLNELGSMYDKEIRERFVARTLSGFYDKELKIEFDGDYEDELDRAVMLSKADLATSMVYEFTNLQGIMGAYYAAYRRENPFVIEALREQYLPSGEGSRCPRTLFASIVALSNKLDTLMGLFSINKIPSGTKDPYALRRAASGLIKIVLNLGINFDVKIVLNAIKSNYKEFDISLLENFIYDRLYSMQDANPSVVKACINSGESDIKKLNLNILALNEICKKDDFKESFSTFKRLANIIKDAEICAVNEVLFEDESEKELNSKFKSLNLDEENAKDYLESLFGLKPYIDKFFDSVMINHENESIKANRKALIAQIYKAFLRIADIKEISN, encoded by the coding sequence ATGAGATTATTGATAGAGATTGGCGTAGAAGAACTGCCGGCGATTCCTTTTTTAAAAGAGTTAAAAAATATAGTTCCAAAATGGAAAAATTTGCTGGATGTTTATGGGCTTGAGTCTAAATTTGAGTTTGAATTTACGCCTAGAAGATTGATGATAAGTGGCGAGATCCCTGAGTTTTCAAAAGATATAGAAGTAGAGTTTATAGGTGCTCCAAAAGCTGTAGCACTTCAAAATGGAGTTTGGAGTGCGGCTGCAAAAAGTTTTGCTAATAAATGTGGGATAAGCGAAGCCAAGCTTGAGTTTAAAGATATAAAGGGCAAAGAGGTTTTATACTATAAAAGCGTTCAAAAAGGAAAGCTTACAAGCGAACTTTTACCAGAAATGATCTCTAAATTTGTAAGTTCTTTAAATTTTGGAAAGTCTATGCGTTGGGGAAGTGGCGAATATGAGTTTATCCGCCCGATCCGCTCACTCATCTGTATGCTTGATAATGAAAGCGTTGAGTGTGAGTTAATGGGAGTAAAAAGCGATAAGGCGTTTTATCCTCATAGAAGATACGGATATGAACCTATTAAATTTAATACCATAGATGAGTACTTTGAACTTCTACCTAAATTTGGTATTATGCTTAAAAGCACGGATAGAAAAGCTAAAATACTTAGAGAATTTAAAGAGATAGAAGCCTCAAGCGGTCTTAAGATAGAGCTTGACTTTGAACTTTTAGACGAAGTTGTAGCCATAACAGAGTTCCCAACGGCTCTACTTGGCACTTTTGAAAAAGAGTTTTTAGAAGTTCCTTCTGAAGTCATCATCACTTCGATGAAAGAAAATCAACGTTATTTTCCACTGATAGACAAAAATGAAAAGTTAAGCAATCATTTTATAGTGGTAAGCAACGCTTTAAGCGATGATAAAACACTCATAGTAAAAGGAAATGAAAAAGTACTAAGAGCTCGTCTTAGCGATGCTAAATTCTTTTGGGAGAGTGATTTAGCTGCTGAGTTTAGTAGTGAAAAACTAAAACAAATATCGTATCTAAACGAACTTGGAAGTATGTATGATAAAGAAATTCGTGAGCGATTTGTCGCAAGGACTTTAAGCGGATTTTATGATAAAGAATTAAAGATCGAGTTTGATGGCGACTATGAAGACGAGCTTGATCGCGCTGTGATGCTTTCTAAAGCAGATCTAGCTACTAGTATGGTTTATGAATTTACAAATTTACAAGGCATTATGGGTGCTTATTACGCAGCTTACAGAAGAGAAAATCCATTTGTCATAGAAGCGCTTAGGGAGCAGTATTTACCAAGTGGAGAAGGAAGCAGATGTCCTAGAACTCTGTTTGCTAGTATAGTTGCGCTCTCAAATAAGCTAGACACGCTTATGGGACTTTTTAGTATAAATAAAATACCTAGTGGCACAAAGGATCCTTACGCGCTTAGAAGGGCTGCTAGCGGTCTTATCAAGATAGTTTTAAATTTAGGTATAAATTTTGATGTTAAAATCGTTTTAAATGCTATAAAATCAAATTATAAAGAATTTGATATAAGCTTGCTTGAAAACTTTATATACGATAGACTTTACTCTATGCAAGATGCTAATCCTTCAGTTGTCAAAGCTTGTATAAATAGCGGTGAGAGCGACATCAAAAAGCTAAATTTAAACATTTTAGCTTTAAACGAAATTTGTAAAAAAGATGATTTTAAAGAGAGTTTTTCTACATTTAAAAGACTTGCAAATATCATAAAAGATGCTGAGATTTGCGCTGTAAATGAAGTGCTCTTTGAAGATGAAAGCGAAAAAGAACTAAACTCTAAATTTAAAAGTTTAAATTTAGATGAAGAGAATGCAAAAGATTATCTTGAGAGTCTTTTTGGGCTAAAACCATATATTGATAAATTCTTTGATAGCGTGATGATAAACCACGAAAATGAGAGTATCAAAGCAAACCGCAAGGCTCTCATCGCTCAGATCTATAAAGCGTTTTTACGTATCGCAGATATCAAGGAAATCAGCAATTAA
- a CDS encoding endonuclease/exonuclease/phosphatase family protein has product MRVLIILFICVFAFCAELKIATFNTENLFDGTQNGNEYKDFRDGKWNNAKYSHKLNQISNVIKSINADVIALQEIENEGVLKDLAIKSGYKYFKFAISDKNSPFGLGFLSKKPIVSSKIFNVNGVKTRPILMIEIAFAKEKIKLFTAHLPAYKNGLRYRKIAADTLINAAKGEKHAVILGDLNSDFGYGFLLNELNGEFKNMWEFLNSWQRKSHVRGSAIDHIMLSNDFFSGGDLIYKKNSFSVYDKSSASDHYPIYVVILDEQKMQNLQLKNINEIYKPSNEPSRIIGVLIYRDDKGFVISDENRRGIYVFTDKKLPLGTKIDMSVFETKEYKGNLEITNFDINSVQTGAYENLKDFMLSSSDLSMARSGDVLHSVSLELKDGYAYINSQKFKIYSKFRSLKDGIYDFKNVLVWSYRGQKELIVE; this is encoded by the coding sequence TTGCGAGTTTTGATCATACTTTTTATCTGCGTGTTTGCATTTTGCGCTGAGCTTAAAATCGCTACTTTTAACACTGAAAATTTATTTGATGGCACACAAAATGGTAACGAATATAAAGATTTTAGAGATGGTAAATGGAATAACGCCAAATATTCTCATAAACTAAACCAAATCAGTAATGTTATAAAATCCATAAATGCCGATGTTATCGCACTTCAAGAGATAGAAAATGAGGGAGTTTTAAAAGACTTAGCTATCAAATCAGGCTATAAGTATTTTAAATTTGCCATAAGTGATAAAAATTCGCCATTTGGGCTTGGTTTTTTGTCTAAAAAGCCTATTGTAAGTAGTAAAATATTTAACGTAAATGGTGTAAAAACAAGACCGATTTTAATGATAGAAATAGCGTTTGCCAAAGAAAAAATAAAGCTTTTTACCGCTCATTTACCAGCTTATAAAAATGGCTTAAGATATAGAAAAATAGCTGCAGATACGCTAATAAACGCCGCTAAAGGCGAAAAACACGCTGTAATCTTAGGCGATCTAAATAGCGATTTTGGATATGGCTTTTTGCTAAATGAGTTAAATGGTGAGTTTAAAAATATGTGGGAATTTCTAAATTCTTGGCAAAGAAAGTCCCATGTAAGAGGGAGCGCTATAGATCATATAATGCTTAGTAATGATTTTTTTAGTGGCGGTGATCTGATATATAAAAAAAATAGTTTTAGCGTTTATGATAAAAGCAGCGCCTCAGATCATTATCCGATTTATGTTGTTATCTTAGATGAACAAAAAATGCAAAATTTACAATTAAAAAATATAAATGAAATTTATAAACCTAGCAACGAACCTTCAAGGATAATCGGTGTTTTGATTTACCGCGATGATAAAGGTTTTGTTATAAGCGATGAAAATAGACGTGGAATTTATGTTTTTACGGATAAAAAACTTCCTCTTGGCACAAAAATCGATATGAGCGTTTTTGAAACAAAAGAGTATAAAGGAAATCTCGAAATCACAAATTTTGATATAAATAGCGTTCAAACAGGAGCCTATGAGAACCTAAAAGATTTTATGCTTAGCTCTAGTGATTTAAGTATGGCTAGGAGCGGAGATGTCTTGCACTCTGTAAGTTTAGAATTAAAAGATGGTTATGCGTACATAAACTCGCAAAAATTTAAAATTTATAGTAAATTTAGAAGTTTAAAAGATGGTATCTATGACTTTAAAAATGTTTTAGTTTGGAGCTACCGCGGGCAAAAGGAGCTTATAGTTGAGTGA
- a CDS encoding tRNA (cytidine(34)-2'-O)-methyltransferase, with amino-acid sequence MFNIVLVNPQIHTNTGSIGRMCVNSGCKLHIIKPLGFEIDDKHLRRAGLDYWAKLDPKIWDSLEQFLSINTKFKDRFFFATTKTNRLYFNAKFQKGDFIFFGSETSGLPLDLMRLNKKNCITIPMTNDGRSLNLATSVGIVTYEAIRQNIDEFDFRDEICEF; translated from the coding sequence ATGTTTAATATAGTTTTAGTAAATCCGCAGATCCATACAAACACAGGAAGTATCGGAAGAATGTGTGTAAATTCAGGCTGCAAACTACATATCATTAAGCCTTTGGGGTTTGAGATAGATGATAAACATTTACGCCGTGCTGGGCTTGACTATTGGGCTAAATTAGATCCAAAAATTTGGGATAGTTTGGAGCAGTTTTTAAGTATAAATACTAAATTTAAAGATAGATTTTTTTTTGCTACGACAAAGACAAACCGGCTTTATTTCAATGCTAAATTTCAAAAAGGAGATTTTATATTTTTTGGTTCTGAAACGAGCGGATTGCCACTTGATCTTATGCGTTTAAATAAAAAAAACTGCATAACCATACCTATGACAAATGATGGTAGAAGTCTAAATTTAGCAACAAGTGTAGGTATAGTGACTTATGAAGCTATTCGCCAAAATATAGATGAATTTGATTTTAGGGATGAGATTTGCGAGTTTTGA
- the purU gene encoding formyltetrahydrofolate deformylase: MDYILKIDCNDEKGLILRVSEIVFKNGLNYVSTSEFVDHENERFYMRARMVGDVNLDEFKNTLSAFLPRDARIFCEEIKKKDIAILATKENHCLGDLLIKHSSGELNANIVCVVANHDTLKPLVEKFDIPFNLVSAENLSREEHENAVLEVLKKYKFDYMVLAKYMRILSPFFVSNFPKKIINIHHSFLPAFIGANPYKQAFERGVKIIGATAHFVTDDLDEGPIITQDVIRVNHEMTWKDMQRAGRNVEKVVLGNALDLVFDERVFVYGNKTVIF; the protein is encoded by the coding sequence GTGGATTATATTTTAAAGATTGATTGCAATGACGAAAAAGGTCTCATACTAAGAGTTAGCGAGATAGTATTTAAAAATGGGCTAAACTATGTAAGTACAAGCGAATTCGTCGATCACGAGAATGAGCGTTTTTATATGCGAGCACGAATGGTGGGCGATGTAAATTTAGATGAATTTAAAAATACTTTAAGTGCATTTTTACCGCGTGATGCGCGTATTTTTTGTGAAGAGATCAAAAAAAAAGATATTGCGATTTTAGCTACAAAAGAAAATCACTGCTTAGGCGATCTACTCATCAAACATAGCAGTGGTGAGCTAAATGCCAACATAGTTTGCGTAGTAGCAAATCACGATACGCTTAAGCCTTTAGTAGAAAAATTTGACATCCCATTTAACTTAGTAAGCGCTGAGAATCTTAGTAGAGAAGAGCATGAAAATGCGGTTTTAGAAGTGCTTAAAAAGTATAAATTTGATTATATGGTTTTAGCAAAATATATGCGAATTTTAAGTCCTTTTTTTGTATCGAATTTTCCTAAGAAAATCATAAATATCCACCATTCGTTTTTACCTGCTTTTATCGGTGCAAATCCATACAAACAGGCTTTTGAGCGAGGAGTAAAGATCATCGGAGCAACCGCTCATTTCGTGACTGATGACTTAGATGAGGGACCTATCATCACTCAAGACGTTATAAGGGTAAATCACGAAATGACTTGGAAAGATATGCAAAGAGCCGGAAGAAATGTCGAAAAAGTAGTGCTTGGCAATGCTTTAGATCTTGTTTTTGACGAGCGCGTTTTTGTATATGGAAATAAAACGGTGATTTTTTAG